A window of the Roseovarius sp. S88 genome harbors these coding sequences:
- a CDS encoding TetR family transcriptional regulator, which produces MARSSSRLGPGDWLKAGAKALAVAGPDALKAEPLAVRLKVSKGSFYWHFRDVPAFQKSLLQEWEVNALTQSETVRDTDEAPVAKLRSLAQAFATLDKLEMAVRSWAQAHKGARRSVDRVDTVRLSFLQDTLTDIGIANPEMSRIIYAAAIGMNDIGKHGPSDNADAIGSLVDLVLALR; this is translated from the coding sequence ATGGCACGCTCCTCTTCACGTCTGGGACCTGGTGATTGGCTCAAAGCCGGTGCAAAAGCGCTGGCCGTTGCAGGCCCTGATGCGCTGAAGGCAGAACCGCTTGCCGTCCGTTTGAAAGTGTCTAAAGGCTCTTTCTATTGGCATTTTCGCGATGTCCCGGCCTTTCAGAAATCGCTTTTGCAGGAGTGGGAAGTCAACGCTCTGACACAGAGCGAAACAGTCCGTGATACCGACGAAGCACCCGTCGCCAAACTCCGATCTTTGGCGCAGGCATTTGCCACTCTCGACAAGCTGGAGATGGCCGTTCGAAGCTGGGCGCAAGCGCATAAAGGTGCACGCAGGTCGGTGGATCGCGTGGACACCGTCCGGTTGAGCTTTTTGCAGGACACATTGACGGACATCGGCATCGCCAACCCCGAAATGTCGCGTATCATCTATGCCGCAGCCATTGGCATGAATGACATCGGAAAACACGGGCCAAGCGACAATGCGGATGCCATCGGGTCATTGGTCGACCTTGTGCTTGCGCTGCGGTAG
- a CDS encoding TRAP transporter small permease, with protein sequence MPRLVLTLARGMAVLGGLVLTGLILITCVSVLGGIGNSFFHSAFAEGVFPGFAQSMLDLGIGPLFGDTEMVEVGMAFVIFCFLPLCQISGSHASVDIFSSRLPLRFNRALQVLIDMIFAAVLILVALRLFAGLQEKMQYNETTYDLQFPIWWSYGASLAASGIAALVGVYVAGARIFEATSGRVILPSRQGMDG encoded by the coding sequence ATGCCGCGATTGGTTCTGACACTGGCACGCGGTATGGCGGTTTTGGGCGGGCTGGTTCTAACCGGTTTGATCCTGATCACCTGCGTGTCGGTTCTCGGAGGTATTGGAAACAGCTTCTTTCACAGCGCCTTCGCCGAGGGCGTGTTCCCCGGATTTGCGCAAAGCATGCTGGACCTCGGCATCGGACCGCTCTTTGGAGACACCGAGATGGTCGAGGTTGGCATGGCCTTCGTAATCTTCTGTTTCCTGCCGCTCTGCCAGATTTCAGGGAGCCACGCATCTGTTGACATATTCAGCTCAAGGCTGCCGTTGCGCTTTAACCGCGCCTTGCAGGTGCTGATCGACATGATCTTTGCGGCAGTTTTGATCCTGGTTGCATTGCGGCTCTTTGCCGGGCTGCAAGAGAAGATGCAGTACAACGAGACGACCTATGACCTGCAATTCCCGATCTGGTGGAGCTATGGGGCCAGCCTTGCAGCATCCGGGATTGCGGCGCTGGTTGGTGTCTACGTCGCGGGTGCCCGGATTTTTGAGGCGACCAGCGGGCGCGTGATCCTGCCCAGCCGTCAGGGGATGGACGGGTGA
- a CDS encoding DUF1045 domain-containing protein, translating to MGFRRYGIYFTPTPGPFAEFGAAWLGWDINAGRVPPPPDIPELTSIRQEITQTPGKYGLHATIKPPFRLADGQTEAALCDAFETLCAQIAPVTLDHLTLARLGRFLALVPEGDTSDLCSLAAHTVRELDVFRAPLTDKELARRRARSLSPEQDANLIRWGYPYVMNTFRFHITLTGKIPKKQADWVQTILESHLMPHVPSPYDIDAFSLVGESSNGRFHILRRCKLKGKCV from the coding sequence ATGGGTTTTCGACGGTACGGTATCTATTTTACCCCCACCCCCGGCCCGTTTGCAGAGTTCGGGGCGGCCTGGCTGGGCTGGGACATAAATGCAGGACGCGTGCCGCCGCCCCCAGACATCCCCGAACTTACAAGTATCCGCCAAGAGATCACTCAAACACCTGGCAAATACGGTTTGCACGCGACGATCAAACCGCCATTTCGCTTGGCCGACGGGCAGACCGAAGCGGCATTATGCGACGCGTTTGAAACATTGTGCGCACAGATTGCACCTGTAACACTCGATCATCTCACACTCGCGCGTTTGGGACGGTTCCTGGCGCTGGTGCCCGAAGGAGACACGTCAGACCTTTGCAGCCTTGCGGCACACACTGTTCGAGAGCTCGACGTGTTTCGCGCTCCCCTTACGGATAAGGAGCTTGCCAGGCGGCGGGCACGCTCACTAAGCCCAGAGCAAGATGCGAATTTGATCCGCTGGGGTTATCCCTATGTGATGAATACCTTCCGATTTCACATCACATTGACCGGAAAAATCCCAAAAAAGCAGGCGGATTGGGTTCAAACCATCCTTGAATCGCACCTTATGCCACATGTTCCGAGCCCCTATGACATCGACGCTTTCAGTTTGGTTGGCGAGAGTTCAAATGGTCGATTTCATATTCTCCGCAGATGCAAATTGAAGGGGAAGTGTGTTTAA
- a CDS encoding SLAC1 anion channel family protein, with product MVGDTSPWLARFPVTLFTTVMGMSGMTLALAEGERVLDLAHGMSTFSALITVAIFGLVTVGYTLKTIRHTSAVKAEWNHPVSLAFFPAISISLLLLAAVALPWSEPISRGIWITGAALQLVLTLAVISSWIGSRAFVHGHLTPAWFVPAVGNVIAPLAGAQLGYIEISWFFLSIGLLFWIVLLAMVINRLVFHDPLPERLQPTLVILIAPPAIGFLGWTSLNPGLDPMARILMNSALFFLIVVMVQLPTILRLPFSLSFWALSFPLAAATTASLRFSTLSGSMFHLWLGLVLLVILTLTLLVLLYKTLKSLASGSAF from the coding sequence ATGGTTGGAGACACCTCTCCCTGGCTGGCGCGCTTCCCGGTAACGCTTTTTACGACCGTAATGGGGATGAGCGGGATGACCCTTGCGTTGGCCGAAGGGGAACGAGTTCTTGATTTGGCTCATGGGATGTCTACGTTCAGTGCGCTGATCACGGTCGCTATCTTTGGTTTGGTGACTGTGGGTTACACTCTGAAAACCATACGTCATACTAGCGCGGTCAAGGCCGAGTGGAACCACCCCGTCAGTCTGGCATTTTTCCCGGCGATCTCTATTTCCCTTCTGCTGCTCGCGGCTGTGGCTCTACCTTGGTCAGAACCAATCTCGCGCGGGATATGGATCACAGGGGCTGCGCTTCAGCTTGTTTTGACCTTGGCTGTCATCTCAAGCTGGATCGGTTCGCGCGCCTTTGTACATGGCCATCTAACCCCGGCCTGGTTCGTTCCTGCGGTTGGCAATGTCATAGCACCTCTGGCTGGGGCACAGCTTGGTTACATCGAAATCAGCTGGTTTTTCCTCTCCATCGGACTGCTCTTCTGGATCGTGCTGCTGGCCATGGTGATCAACCGGCTGGTGTTTCACGACCCTCTGCCGGAACGGCTTCAGCCGACGTTGGTGATCCTGATTGCCCCACCCGCCATTGGATTTCTGGGCTGGACCAGTCTGAACCCAGGGCTTGATCCTATGGCGCGCATCCTGATGAATTCTGCGCTGTTTTTCTTAATTGTCGTGATGGTGCAGCTCCCAACCATCCTCCGGTTGCCGTTTTCGCTGTCCTTCTGGGCGCTCAGCTTCCCCTTGGCTGCCGCGACGACGGCATCCTTGCGGTTTTCGACGCTATCTGGGTCAATGTTCCACCTTTGGCTGGGCTTGGTTTTGTTGGTCATCCTGACGCTCACTTTGCTGGTTTTGTTATATAAAACGCTGAAGTCACTCGCTTCTGGAAGCGCCTTTTGA
- a CDS encoding META domain-containing protein: protein MRFAFTFPLMIALFQCGGDETLSGYGAADAAWKLIEIDGTDFVAETVIQFPEEGKITGEGPCNQFFGSQAEPYPWFKTENIASTRRACPDLEAETWMLQSLDKMTLAEVSANTLILSNDAGGQMVFEAVR, encoded by the coding sequence ATGCGATTTGCGTTCACCTTCCCTTTGATGATTGCGTTGTTTCAGTGCGGTGGAGATGAAACCCTGTCAGGTTACGGTGCGGCCGATGCGGCGTGGAAGCTTATCGAAATCGACGGCACAGATTTTGTCGCGGAGACAGTGATACAATTTCCTGAAGAAGGAAAAATCACCGGCGAAGGCCCCTGCAACCAGTTTTTCGGCTCACAAGCCGAACCTTACCCCTGGTTCAAAACCGAGAATATCGCCAGCACACGGCGGGCGTGCCCTGACTTAGAGGCCGAAACGTGGATGTTGCAGAGCCTGGACAAGATGACTTTGGCCGAAGTGTCCGCCAACACACTCATTCTGAGCAACGATGCAGGCGGACAAATGGTGTTTGAGGCGGTTCGTTAA
- a CDS encoding TRAP transporter substrate-binding protein yields MKMLKLTASFAIAGMMATGAWAADVTLKMHQFLPPQANVPKLILEPWAERVEEASGGKIKIDHFPSMQLGGKPPELVSQVQDGVADIIWVVAGYTPGRFPQAEVFELPFMMTNAEDTSRAYWEFAEANMMDKDFKDLKILGVWVHGPGVIHSADPVDEISDLNGMTVRGPTRIITGMLGELGATPKGMPVPAMPEALSKGVIDAGVIPWEVTAALKVPELVENHTTFGDESLYTAAFIFAMNKEKYESLPDDLKAAIDSQSGADFSALAGKIMQESDGPARELAEERGNNIIDLTPEQVAEWKEAASDVEAKWIAEMNDKGFDGQALVDQARGLIAKNSE; encoded by the coding sequence ATGAAAATGCTCAAGCTGACGGCCAGTTTTGCCATCGCTGGGATGATGGCCACAGGGGCCTGGGCGGCAGATGTGACGCTCAAAATGCACCAATTCTTACCGCCACAGGCCAATGTGCCCAAGCTCATTCTGGAGCCTTGGGCCGAGCGCGTCGAAGAGGCGTCAGGCGGCAAGATCAAGATCGATCATTTTCCTTCGATGCAGCTTGGCGGCAAGCCGCCGGAACTGGTCAGCCAGGTTCAGGATGGCGTGGCGGATATCATCTGGGTGGTTGCCGGATATACACCGGGCCGCTTTCCGCAGGCCGAAGTCTTTGAACTGCCGTTCATGATGACCAATGCCGAAGATACGTCGCGCGCCTATTGGGAATTTGCCGAAGCCAACATGATGGACAAGGATTTCAAGGATCTCAAAATCCTTGGCGTTTGGGTGCATGGCCCGGGTGTGATCCACTCGGCTGATCCTGTGGATGAGATTAGCGATCTCAACGGCATGACGGTGCGCGGCCCAACCCGGATCATCACCGGAATGCTTGGTGAATTGGGTGCAACACCCAAGGGCATGCCCGTGCCCGCGATGCCAGAGGCCCTGTCAAAAGGCGTGATCGACGCAGGTGTCATCCCCTGGGAAGTGACCGCGGCGCTAAAAGTTCCTGAGCTGGTTGAAAACCATACAACATTTGGGGATGAGTCACTCTATACGGCGGCCTTTATCTTCGCGATGAACAAGGAAAAATACGAAAGCCTGCCGGACGACCTGAAAGCGGCTATCGACAGCCAGTCAGGCGCGGATTTCTCAGCTCTTGCCGGTAAGATCATGCAAGAGTCTGATGGCCCCGCACGTGAGCTGGCCGAAGAGCGCGGCAACAACATCATCGATCTGACGCCTGAACAGGTGGCCGAATGGAAAGAGGCCGCCAGTGATGTTGAAGCGAAATGGATCGCCGAGATGAACGACAAGGGCTTTGACGGACAGGCGCTGGTCGATCAGGCCCGAGGGTTGATCGCGAAGAACAGCGAATAA
- a CDS encoding TRAP transporter large permease: protein MSNLEIGIASFPVLMGLIFLRVPIGLAMFLVALGGLFAITDGWTVALARLKHETYSTFSNYSLSIVPMFLLMGHFATLGGMSTALFKAAESWLGHRKGGVAMASVGACAGFGAICGSSLATAATMSQVALPELKRYGYSGGFSTATLAAGGTLGILIPPSVVLVIYAILTDQNIAKLFLAAFVPGVLAAIGYMITINIYARLHPEAAGARDPVPMRERVRALIDVWPVLAVFSLVVGGIYLGWFTPTAGAAVGAAGTGLIALVKGGMGWKALEGAFHATARNTAMIFFIILGAAFYNGFLALSQAPQALSEWVIGLGLSPWSVLICILLLYLVFGCLMDSLSMILLTIPIFFPIISQLDFDFVSLAALQADAAREVLASGIPKGMTAEMLGSIETAIASGQEFTRDMMRALDINITQGRANRIEAEEVAIWFGILVLIVVEVGLITPPVGMNLFVINAMDPRTRMSETYRAVLYFVGSDVVRVAILVAFPGITLFLLRWLH, encoded by the coding sequence GTGAGTAACCTAGAGATTGGCATTGCCTCATTTCCGGTTTTGATGGGGTTGATCTTCCTGCGGGTGCCCATCGGGTTGGCGATGTTCCTAGTGGCGCTGGGTGGTCTTTTTGCCATCACCGATGGTTGGACCGTGGCGCTCGCACGGCTCAAGCATGAAACCTATTCGACCTTTTCCAACTACTCTTTGTCAATTGTTCCGATGTTTCTGCTCATGGGCCATTTCGCGACATTGGGCGGCATGTCCACCGCGCTCTTCAAAGCGGCAGAGTCGTGGCTCGGCCATCGCAAAGGCGGGGTGGCCATGGCCTCAGTTGGGGCCTGTGCAGGGTTTGGCGCAATCTGTGGCTCGTCTCTGGCAACTGCGGCTACCATGAGCCAGGTCGCGCTCCCGGAGTTGAAGCGCTATGGCTATTCCGGGGGCTTTTCGACCGCGACGCTGGCTGCGGGCGGGACACTGGGTATTCTCATACCGCCATCTGTCGTGCTGGTCATCTACGCAATCCTCACTGATCAGAACATCGCCAAACTGTTCCTCGCGGCCTTTGTGCCCGGGGTTTTGGCGGCGATTGGGTACATGATCACGATAAACATCTATGCTCGTCTTCACCCCGAGGCAGCGGGCGCGCGTGATCCCGTACCTATGCGTGAAAGAGTGCGTGCGCTGATTGACGTCTGGCCGGTTCTGGCGGTTTTCTCGCTTGTGGTGGGGGGCATCTATCTTGGCTGGTTCACACCTACGGCTGGGGCAGCCGTCGGAGCGGCGGGCACCGGGCTGATTGCGTTGGTCAAAGGTGGAATGGGCTGGAAAGCTTTGGAAGGGGCCTTCCACGCCACCGCGCGCAATACTGCGATGATCTTTTTCATCATTCTGGGTGCCGCGTTTTACAACGGGTTTCTCGCACTGAGCCAAGCGCCCCAGGCCTTGTCGGAGTGGGTCATCGGCCTGGGTCTCAGCCCATGGTCGGTCTTGATCTGCATCCTTCTGCTTTACCTCGTCTTTGGCTGTCTGATGGACAGCCTGTCGATGATCCTGCTGACGATCCCGATCTTCTTTCCCATCATCAGCCAACTTGATTTCGACTTCGTCTCCCTCGCTGCACTCCAAGCCGATGCCGCACGCGAGGTGCTCGCCAGTGGAATTCCCAAGGGCATGACCGCCGAAATGCTCGGGTCCATAGAGACCGCTATCGCGTCAGGACAGGAGTTCACGCGCGACATGATGCGCGCGCTGGATATCAACATCACCCAAGGCCGCGCCAACCGCATCGAGGCCGAAGAAGTGGCGATCTGGTTCGGCATTCTGGTTCTGATCGTGGTCGAAGTTGGCCTGATCACACCGCCTGTGGGGATGAATCTCTTTGTAATCAACGCCATGGACCCGCGCACAAGGATGTCCGAGACCTATCGCGCGGTGCTTTACTTCGTTGGATCCGATGTGGTTCGGGTTGCCATTTTGGTGGCTTTTCCGGGGATAACCCTGTTCCTGCTGAGATGGCTGCATTAG
- a CDS encoding fumarylacetoacetate hydrolase family protein — MSWKPLFEPPQNPMLPIEGDDRLFPIRRIFCVGRNYAAHAAEMGNEVDREAPWYFNKSAQAYCAGGSKIPMPSETQNCHYEMEFVVALDRPASKVSADHAMEAVFGYGCGIDLTRRDLQAQAKEKRRPWDLGKDFENAAILGALTPKAQFGDVNNQQIWLDHNGRRVQDATLSDMVWSVPEIIAHLSRFYRLMPGDVIMTGTPAGVGPVGPGSHLKGGVEGLTEVEVSFSE; from the coding sequence ATGTCTTGGAAACCGCTGTTTGAACCGCCACAAAACCCGATGCTGCCGATTGAGGGCGATGATAGGCTTTTCCCTATTCGGCGAATCTTTTGCGTAGGGCGCAATTACGCAGCGCATGCCGCCGAGATGGGCAATGAAGTGGACCGCGAAGCGCCATGGTACTTCAACAAGTCCGCGCAGGCTTATTGTGCCGGCGGCTCCAAGATACCGATGCCGTCAGAAACGCAGAATTGTCACTACGAAATGGAATTTGTCGTGGCGCTTGACCGCCCGGCATCGAAGGTGTCCGCGGATCATGCGATGGAAGCTGTTTTTGGATATGGCTGTGGTATTGATCTCACGCGCCGCGACCTGCAGGCGCAGGCCAAGGAAAAGCGACGCCCTTGGGATCTTGGCAAGGATTTTGAAAACGCGGCGATTCTGGGCGCGCTGACGCCAAAGGCGCAGTTCGGTGACGTCAATAATCAGCAGATTTGGCTCGATCACAATGGCCGCCGCGTGCAAGATGCAACGCTCAGTGACATGGTCTGGTCCGTGCCGGAAATCATAGCGCATCTGTCGCGGTTCTACCGTCTGATGCCAGGCGATGTCATTATGACTGGGACTCCTGCAGGTGTTGGGCCGGTTGGACCCGGCAGCCACCTGAAAGGTGGGGTCGAAGGCCTGACAGAGGTTGAGGTTTCGTTTTCGGAGTGA